GTGCTAGTAACGACCATTGCCATGATATCCAGGAAAAGGCTTTTATTGTTTTTCGGGACGCCCGGCATTGCATTTCTATTGTTGGGAGTACTACTCATATTCTTTGAGATCAACACCGTGAACATTACGCCGAACGCTACAATATTATACGGGACCACGGGCGTGCTCTCCATTGTAATGGGAATATTATGCCTGTTCTCGGGCGTCATTTTGTCATACATCCAGTCAGTGGTAACGAGATTGACCCGCGCCATCAAGGAAGGATAAGAATGATCGCGGTCATACTGGGCACGCGCCCCGAGATAATCAAGATGTCGCCGGTGATCCGGGAATGTGAGGCTAAAGAGCTTGACTTTTTCATTCTTCACACGGGACAGCACTACTCCTACGAGATGGATAAGATGTTCTTCGACGAGCTGGAGCTTCCCCTTCCCTGGCATAACCTCGAAATAGGCTCGGGCAGTCACGCGGAGCAGACCGGCCGTATACTGGCAGGCGTAGAGAGGGCGCTCGTAGAAGAGAGGCCGGATATCGTCCTTGTGCAGGGCGATACAAATACGGTCCTTGCCGGCGCCCTGGCCGCAAAAAAACTGCATATCAGGGTTGGCCACATTGAAGCGGGCCTGCGAAGCTTCGATCGCAGTATGCCGGAGGAGGTCAACCGTGTCGTTACAGATCATATTTCTGATTATCTGTTTGCCCCGACAAAGACCGCGGAGACTAATCTTTTAAATGAAGGGATCGACCGGGATAATATTCACGTTATGGGCAATACAGTCGTCGATGCCCTGTATCAGAACCTGGAGATATCCCGGAAAAAGTCTGGAATCCTTGCTGAGCTCGGCCTGAAGCCAAAAGAGTACTTCTTAGTGACCGCCCACCGCCAGGAAAACGTCGATTCTGAGGAGAGGCTGAAAAATATCATTGAGTGTCTAAGACTTATCCATAACAAATACTCGTTGCCGGTCATATTCCCTATGCACCCGCACACTGTGAAGAGAATTGACGAGTTTGGCATCGATACTGAGGATATTAATGTCATCAAGCCGCTTGGGTATCTGTCGTTCCTCCAGCTCGAGGCTAATGCCCGGCTGATCCTGACCGATTCAGGAGGTATCCAGGAGGAGGCATGTATCCTGGGCGTTCCTCTGGTGACGTTGAGAGATAATACGGAGCGGCCGGAGACGCTGGACGTAGGATCGAACGTAGTAGCGGGG
Above is a window of Methanocella sp. DNA encoding:
- the wecB gene encoding non-hydrolyzing UDP-N-acetylglucosamine 2-epimerase yields the protein MIAVILGTRPEIIKMSPVIRECEAKELDFFILHTGQHYSYEMDKMFFDELELPLPWHNLEIGSGSHAEQTGRILAGVERALVEERPDIVLVQGDTNTVLAGALAAKKLHIRVGHIEAGLRSFDRSMPEEVNRVVTDHISDYLFAPTKTAETNLLNEGIDRDNIHVMGNTVVDALYQNLEISRKKSGILAELGLKPKEYFLVTAHRQENVDSEERLKNIIECLRLIHNKYSLPVIFPMHPHTVKRIDEFGIDTEDINVIKPLGYLSFLQLEANARLILTDSGGIQEEACILGVPLVTLRDNTERPETLDVGSNVVAGTDPVKIFESVGWMMRKDNRWKNPFGDGDSAKRIVRLLQAEQN